A single region of the Parasphingorhabdus litoris DSM 22379 genome encodes:
- a CDS encoding right-handed parallel beta-helix repeat-containing protein, whose protein sequence is MKISPSILIAATLATLASPAALAQNGTPFTVEENGQGFYRLSDAVEAIGARRGTIIIAPGAYGDCAVQKEGQITYRAAVAGQTILDGGICEGKASLVLRGQSAVVDGIIFQNQRVPDGNGAGIRLERGNLTITNALFRNSEQGLLTADDASGSIVIDRSTFQRLGRCDRGLSCAHSIYIGDYGSLNVTNSRFEKGSGGHYVKSRAPRITVTNSSFDDTQGRTTNYMIDLPAGASGVISGNVFVQGQNKENWSAFIAVAAEGKKHSSAGLNIHSNNASLAKGVERNTWFVADWSGDQMRIANNRLGRGLTRYERR, encoded by the coding sequence GTGAAAATTTCGCCTTCCATCCTTATCGCAGCGACGCTGGCAACACTCGCAAGCCCGGCTGCATTGGCACAAAATGGCACGCCATTTACCGTCGAAGAAAATGGTCAGGGTTTCTACAGACTGTCCGATGCGGTCGAGGCCATTGGTGCGCGCAGAGGCACGATCATCATTGCGCCGGGTGCTTATGGGGACTGCGCTGTACAGAAGGAAGGGCAGATCACCTATCGCGCGGCCGTCGCGGGGCAAACCATCTTGGACGGCGGGATATGCGAAGGCAAAGCATCATTGGTGCTGCGCGGTCAGTCTGCCGTAGTTGACGGCATCATCTTTCAGAACCAGCGTGTTCCGGATGGCAATGGTGCCGGAATCCGCCTCGAACGCGGCAATCTGACGATTACCAATGCGTTGTTTCGCAACAGTGAACAGGGCCTGCTGACCGCCGATGACGCGAGCGGCAGCATCGTGATTGACCGGTCTACCTTCCAGCGCCTCGGCCGCTGTGACCGGGGCCTATCCTGTGCGCACAGCATCTATATCGGCGATTATGGCTCGCTCAACGTAACCAACAGCCGTTTCGAAAAAGGCAGCGGCGGCCATTATGTGAAAAGCCGCGCGCCGCGTATCACCGTAACGAACAGCAGCTTTGACGACACCCAGGGCCGCACGACAAATTACATGATCGACCTGCCCGCTGGCGCATCCGGTGTGATCAGCGGCAATGTTTTTGTGCAAGGCCAGAACAAGGAAAACTGGAGCGCCTTCATCGCGGTTGCGGCAGAAGGCAAGAAGCACAGTTCGGCTGGCCTCAACATCCACTCAAATAACGCATCCCTTGCCAAAGGCGTCGAGCGCAACACTTGGTTCGTTGCGGACTGGAGCGGTGACCAGATGCGGATTGCCAACAACCGGTTGGGCCGCGGATTAACGCGCTACGAGCGGCGGTAG
- a CDS encoding DUF3617 domain-containing protein gives MKKIVLSVAAVTLMAGCSSNKADADGDGNISADEVAKVMNEVTLEPGEWENTVEIVDVQIEGLPEGAPAGMIDGMKGRKTVTKTCVTEEQAKNPGAEFFAAQEQTDCKIKKFDMSGGAIDSEMSCSNVGAPGDMNMAMTGQYGPSSYEMTMTMDGGAGGMKMNITAKNNGKRIGKCPAG, from the coding sequence GTGAAGAAGATAGTTTTATCGGTGGCTGCCGTGACCTTGATGGCGGGCTGCTCCAGCAACAAGGCCGATGCGGACGGCGACGGCAATATCAGTGCCGACGAAGTTGCGAAGGTTATGAACGAAGTTACGCTAGAGCCAGGCGAATGGGAAAACACGGTTGAGATTGTCGATGTACAAATCGAAGGCCTACCGGAGGGCGCTCCTGCCGGAATGATTGACGGCATGAAGGGACGCAAAACAGTCACCAAGACGTGCGTTACCGAAGAGCAAGCCAAGAACCCGGGTGCAGAATTTTTCGCGGCACAAGAGCAGACCGATTGCAAAATCAAGAAATTTGATATGAGCGGCGGCGCGATTGATTCCGAGATGTCCTGCTCCAACGTTGGTGCACCGGGTGACATGAACATGGCGATGACCGGCCAATATGGTCCTAGCAGCTATGAAATGACGATGACCATGGATGGCGGCGCTGGCGGCATGAAGATGAACATTACCGCCAAGAATAACGGCAAACGCATTGGCAAATGCCCAGCAGGCTAG
- the uvrB gene encoding excinuclease ABC subunit UvrB: MAKLVIREGLAEPETDENFVPHKPVRPEKLEGGKAFKLVSDFEPSGDQPEAIKELVDGIKSEELDQVLLGVTGSGKTFTMAKIIEESQRPALILAPNKILAAQLYGEFKSFFPDNAVEYFVSYYDYYQPEAYVARSDTYIEKESSVNEAIDRMRHSATRSLLERDDVIIVASVSCLYGIGSVETYSAMIFDLKKEQAVDQRDIIRKLVSLQYKRNDQAFARGNFRVRGDNLEIFPSHYEDMAWRISFFGDEIEEIVEFDPLTGKKGASLNQIRIFANSHYVTPGPTMKQAMEAIKLELGVRLKELEAEGKLLEHQRLEQRTNFDLEMIGATGSCAGIENYSRFLTGRLPGEPPPTLFEYLPDNALLFVDESHQTIPQIGAMSKGDHRRKITLAEYGFRLPSCIDNRPLRFNEWDAMRPQTVSVSATPGPWEMEQTGGVFAEQVIRPTGLIDPPVEIKPVEDQVDDLINECKKVAQQGYRTLVTTLTKRMAEDLTEFMHEAGLKVRYMHSDVETLERIELIRDLRLGVYDVLVGINLLREGLDIPECGLVAILDADKEGFLRSETSLIQTIGRAARNVEGRVILYADRITGSMERALNETNRRREKQEAFNKLNGITPQTIKKNIGDIVAHVASKDQVTVPIDDETEHLVGHNLRSHIESLEKRMRDAAADLEFEEAGRLRDEIRKLEADELGLPADLQLAKPKGRATEGKPGTRKMRYGKTQRKF, translated from the coding sequence ATGGCAAAATTGGTAATTAGAGAAGGTTTGGCAGAGCCTGAAACAGACGAGAATTTCGTCCCTCACAAACCTGTTCGTCCTGAGAAATTAGAGGGCGGAAAAGCGTTTAAGCTGGTCAGCGATTTTGAACCATCGGGTGATCAACCCGAGGCAATAAAAGAGCTGGTCGACGGGATAAAGTCTGAGGAGCTTGATCAGGTACTGCTGGGGGTCACGGGCTCAGGCAAAACCTTTACAATGGCAAAGATTATTGAGGAAAGTCAGCGCCCGGCGCTGATATTGGCGCCGAACAAGATACTCGCAGCGCAGCTATATGGTGAGTTTAAAAGCTTCTTTCCTGACAATGCGGTAGAATATTTTGTCAGCTATTATGACTATTATCAGCCCGAAGCCTATGTAGCGCGGTCGGACACCTATATCGAAAAGGAAAGCTCGGTAAACGAGGCGATTGACCGGATGCGCCATAGTGCGACCCGGTCGCTGCTGGAGCGGGACGATGTGATTATCGTCGCGTCTGTGTCCTGCCTTTATGGTATCGGTTCGGTCGAGACCTATTCGGCGATGATCTTCGATCTCAAAAAAGAGCAGGCGGTGGATCAGCGGGATATTATCCGCAAGCTTGTTTCGCTTCAGTATAAACGCAATGATCAGGCTTTTGCGCGCGGCAATTTCCGGGTGCGCGGCGACAATCTAGAAATATTCCCGTCGCATTATGAGGATATGGCGTGGCGGATTTCCTTCTTTGGCGACGAGATCGAGGAGATTGTTGAATTTGATCCGCTGACTGGGAAAAAGGGTGCGAGCCTAAATCAGATCCGGATTTTCGCTAACTCCCACTATGTGACGCCCGGCCCAACAATGAAACAGGCGATGGAAGCGATCAAGTTGGAACTTGGCGTGCGGCTCAAAGAGCTAGAGGCCGAGGGCAAGTTGTTGGAGCATCAGCGGCTGGAGCAGCGGACTAATTTCGATCTGGAAATGATCGGGGCGACCGGCAGCTGCGCAGGTATTGAGAATTATTCCCGGTTCCTGACCGGTCGTTTGCCGGGCGAGCCGCCACCGACTTTATTTGAATATTTGCCCGACAATGCCTTGCTGTTTGTGGATGAAAGCCATCAGACGATCCCGCAAATCGGCGCGATGTCAAAAGGCGATCACCGCCGCAAGATCACGCTGGCCGAATATGGGTTCCGTCTGCCGAGCTGTATCGATAACCGTCCTTTGCGGTTCAACGAATGGGACGCGATGCGTCCGCAGACTGTCAGTGTTTCGGCGACACCCGGTCCATGGGAGATGGAACAGACCGGCGGTGTGTTTGCAGAGCAGGTGATCCGGCCGACCGGGCTGATCGACCCACCGGTGGAAATCAAGCCGGTTGAGGATCAGGTCGATGATCTGATCAACGAATGCAAAAAGGTCGCGCAGCAGGGTTATAGGACTTTAGTGACGACGCTTACCAAGCGCATGGCAGAGGACCTGACCGAGTTCATGCACGAGGCCGGCTTGAAGGTTCGTTATATGCATAGCGACGTCGAGACATTGGAACGGATTGAATTGATCCGGGATCTCCGGCTTGGCGTGTATGATGTTCTGGTTGGGATCAACCTGCTGCGCGAAGGTCTTGATATTCCGGAATGCGGACTGGTCGCGATACTGGATGCGGACAAGGAGGGGTTTCTGCGCTCCGAAACTTCGCTGATCCAGACCATCGGTCGCGCGGCGCGGAATGTGGAAGGCCGGGTGATTCTCTATGCGGACCGGATTACCGGTTCGATGGAGCGTGCGCTCAATGAAACGAACCGGCGCCGTGAGAAGCAGGAGGCTTTTAACAAGTTAAACGGGATCACGCCGCAAACCATCAAGAAAAATATCGGTGATATTGTCGCCCATGTTGCGAGCAAGGACCAAGTCACGGTACCGATTGATGATGAGACCGAACATCTGGTCGGGCACAATCTGCGCAGCCATATCGAAAGCTTGGAAAAACGCATGCGCGATGCGGCGGCTGATCTGGAATTTGAGGAAGCGGGACGGTTGCGTGATGAAATTCGCAAGCTGGAGGCTGATGAACTGGGCCTTCCTGCCGATTTGCAATTGGCCAAGCCAAAGGGCCGGGCGACTGAAGGCAAACCGGGCACACGCAAGATGCGCTATGGCAAGACGCAGCGGAAATTTTGA
- a CDS encoding PEPxxWA-CTERM sorting domain-containing protein, giving the protein MHKLLLTTAALAALATSGTANAAIVMGELTGGSALNNGGVFQQLNPMPGFNVGNNNQQSLNLFAFDEQQNVTLGAAIGGLAAGTVVNSHYVFFDSGPSRRAIGYVDFDSDILAVLDAKSDMDLTDASLGNPNVNYISVALRGLEGADSFNVMGDRLNVNFRASDPGDYIRVLTAAPAVPEPATWAMMIGGFGLVGGALRRRRKMATKVSYA; this is encoded by the coding sequence ATGCACAAACTTCTGTTAACCACCGCAGCGCTTGCGGCCTTAGCAACCAGCGGAACAGCAAATGCCGCGATCGTCATGGGCGAACTAACCGGTGGAAGCGCGCTCAATAACGGCGGTGTTTTTCAACAACTTAATCCAATGCCTGGCTTTAATGTCGGGAATAATAATCAACAGTCACTGAACCTGTTCGCCTTTGATGAGCAGCAGAATGTGACTCTCGGAGCCGCTATTGGCGGATTGGCTGCGGGAACGGTGGTGAACAGCCACTATGTCTTTTTTGATTCGGGTCCGAGTCGCAGGGCCATTGGCTATGTCGACTTTGACAGCGATATTTTGGCCGTGCTCGACGCCAAAAGCGATATGGATCTGACCGATGCCTCTCTGGGTAATCCCAATGTGAATTATATCAGCGTCGCGCTTCGCGGACTTGAAGGAGCGGATAGCTTCAACGTCATGGGCGACCGGTTGAACGTCAATTTCCGCGCATCAGATCCGGGTGATTATATCCGCGTGCTTACCGCTGCACCTGCGGTTCCGGAGCCAGCAACCTGGGCAATGATGATCGGCGGCTTTGGTCTGGTCGGCGGAGCATTGCGCCGTCGCCGTAAAATGGCAACCAAAGTCAGCTACGCTTAA
- a CDS encoding class I SAM-dependent methyltransferase: MRSTILMALASSALAMGAAASDGQASASVMQAASQNAPDLAAAVSAAGRDEADAALDVSRKPAETLAFMGLETGDAVLDIFAGGGYYSEIMGAAVGPTGSVVAVNPPQFVSSDAAKAKWAGIATRQPVVSLVPSQLGDYSPEPNSFDFAMLHLIYHDLYWESERFKMPRMDPAAFLTKLYASMKPGGIVAVIDHVGNAGDTRTVVDKTHRIDPATAKADFQKAGFVLEAESDMFVNPEDDLDKNVFDESVRGKTNRFVMKFRKPA, translated from the coding sequence ATGCGATCTACTATTTTAATGGCCTTGGCGAGTTCCGCTTTGGCAATGGGTGCGGCGGCTTCTGATGGTCAGGCATCCGCGAGCGTCATGCAGGCGGCCAGTCAAAATGCGCCCGATCTCGCTGCAGCTGTTTCAGCGGCCGGACGAGATGAAGCTGACGCGGCGCTGGATGTCAGCCGTAAACCGGCCGAAACTCTGGCATTCATGGGATTGGAAACCGGTGATGCCGTGCTCGATATTTTTGCCGGCGGCGGATATTATAGCGAAATAATGGGTGCGGCTGTCGGCCCCACTGGATCAGTTGTCGCGGTAAATCCCCCACAATTTGTTTCGAGCGATGCGGCTAAAGCCAAATGGGCCGGCATTGCAACGCGGCAACCAGTTGTCTCGCTGGTACCATCGCAACTGGGCGACTATTCGCCGGAGCCCAATAGCTTTGACTTTGCCATGCTGCATTTGATTTACCATGATCTCTATTGGGAGAGCGAGAGGTTCAAAATGCCGCGCATGGACCCTGCAGCTTTTTTGACGAAGCTTTATGCCAGCATGAAGCCGGGCGGTATCGTTGCGGTCATTGATCATGTCGGTAATGCCGGTGACACCAGAACCGTGGTAGATAAAACCCATCGGATTGATCCTGCCACGGCCAAGGCAGATTTCCAAAAAGCTGGCTTTGTGCTGGAAGCCGAAAGCGACATGTTCGTGAATCCCGAGGATGATCTCGACAAGAATGTCTTTGATGAATCGGTACGCGGTAAGACCAATCGCTTTGTGATGAAATTTCGCAAACCAGCCTAG
- a CDS encoding alkaline phosphatase family protein, whose amino-acid sequence MRFIKYVTSFIAFIAISSTANAENHSNTKSGKPKLVVAISVDQFSADLFSEYRSSFTSGLKRLSDGAVFPAGYQSHAATETCPGHATIMTGVHAGRAGIIANNWIDLDVKREDKTIYCAEDPRIEGTSFGSIVTASQDSYVASAWHLLVPTLGERLKQVSPKSRNVAVSGKDRAALMMGGNDVDAIYWWKGKGFTTLKGQSVAPAIGSLNATIGETIDKARPPFAIPAHCKARNRKITINDQQSVGEYAFQRPEGASRIFRGSPDFDSATVSAALALVQSMKLGQGEATDILSIGLSATDYIGHAFGTGGLEMCIQMTELDRNLGELFSALDQQNIDYIAMLTSDHGGHDLPERLRAQGVPEAQRIDPKLHSKDIGEQIRQALSLTGDEPLLHADSPFGDYYISLSLDAETKAKVKAEAIRILTRHPQVHAVLDGADLAAMPMPRGPVEEWTMAERARASYHPERSGDFIVLLNKAVTPIARTGLGYVATHGSPWDYDRQVPILFWRQGMTYFEQPLSVKTVDIAPTLAAIIDLEIATDETDGRCLDIDGGEGDSCQ is encoded by the coding sequence GTGCGCTTCATCAAATATGTTACAAGTTTCATAGCTTTTATAGCGATATCCAGCACGGCCAATGCTGAAAATCACAGCAACACAAAATCTGGCAAACCGAAGCTTGTTGTTGCCATCTCTGTGGACCAGTTTTCCGCCGATCTTTTCAGCGAATATCGCAGCAGCTTTACCAGTGGTTTGAAGCGGCTGTCGGATGGTGCGGTTTTCCCGGCTGGCTATCAATCCCATGCGGCGACCGAAACCTGTCCGGGCCATGCGACGATCATGACCGGGGTCCATGCGGGCCGGGCCGGGATCATTGCGAATAACTGGATTGATCTGGACGTGAAGCGCGAGGACAAGACCATCTATTGCGCAGAGGATCCGCGTATTGAAGGCACCAGCTTTGGTAGCATTGTTACCGCTTCACAGGATAGTTATGTCGCCTCCGCATGGCATTTGCTGGTGCCCACTCTGGGTGAGCGATTGAAGCAGGTCTCTCCCAAATCCCGCAATGTCGCGGTATCGGGCAAGGATCGCGCAGCCTTGATGATGGGCGGTAATGATGTTGACGCGATTTACTGGTGGAAGGGCAAGGGTTTTACCACATTGAAGGGGCAATCTGTTGCCCCGGCGATCGGTTCGCTCAACGCCACTATTGGCGAGACGATTGATAAAGCGCGTCCGCCATTTGCCATTCCGGCCCACTGCAAGGCCCGCAACCGCAAGATTACAATTAATGACCAGCAATCTGTTGGCGAATATGCGTTTCAGCGTCCCGAGGGAGCCAGCCGGATTTTTCGCGGTTCGCCAGATTTTGATAGTGCGACGGTCAGCGCCGCTCTCGCCTTGGTCCAATCCATGAAGCTGGGGCAGGGCGAGGCTACGGATATTCTTTCCATCGGTCTGTCCGCGACGGATTATATCGGTCATGCCTTTGGTACGGGCGGGCTGGAAATGTGTATTCAGATGACCGAGCTGGACCGTAATTTGGGTGAATTGTTCAGCGCACTGGACCAGCAGAATATCGACTATATCGCGATGCTGACCTCCGACCATGGCGGGCACGACTTGCCGGAACGGCTACGAGCGCAGGGTGTTCCCGAGGCGCAGCGGATCGATCCCAAGCTCCATTCCAAAGATATTGGGGAGCAGATAAGGCAGGCGCTCTCCCTAACGGGTGACGAGCCATTGCTTCATGCGGATAGTCCATTTGGTGACTATTATATAAGCCTGTCTCTTGACGCCGAGACCAAAGCGAAGGTCAAAGCCGAAGCTATCCGGATTCTCACCCGTCATCCACAAGTTCACGCGGTTCTGGATGGCGCTGATCTGGCCGCTATGCCAATGCCGCGCGGGCCGGTTGAAGAATGGACCATGGCCGAGCGTGCGCGGGCATCCTATCATCCCGAACGGTCTGGAGATTTTATCGTGTTGTTGAACAAGGCCGTGACGCCGATTGCCAGAACCGGTCTTGGCTATGTCGCGACCCATGGCAGTCCGTGGGATTATGACCGTCAGGTGCCGATCTTATTCTGGCGTCAGGGCATGACCTATTTTGAACAGCCCCTATCCGTGAAGACAGTTGATATCGCGCCGACATTGGCGGCGATTATTGATCTGGAAATTGCGACAGACGAGACGGATGGCCGTTGTCTGGATATTGATGGCGGTGAGGGTGACAGCTGCCAGTAG
- a CDS encoding serine hydrolase domain-containing protein — translation MMLGASPLTAQNETPPAAVKVSFDGDHIATVAIQGLSNRETGRALMADDPVRIASISKLFVSLAVMRLTEKKLLKLDADVSDYLGWQLRNANYPDIPITLRQLLSHQSGLRDGINYALPMDVKLENELKDPRAWDADHPPGQYFTYSNLNFPVIAAVMEAATGKRFDQIMKEELFDPLALDACFNWTLCSDQKIMAAVTLYRANGDVARDDLRGIREACSVVPESNGGCDLRNYQLGKTGSIFSPQGGLRISARDLAKAGQMFLLNDGSFLSPASIATMTHPAWQYDGTNGNSEDGYFCAYGLAVHILAAPGRRASCKDDPFGDGEMRFGHSGEAYALKSGLWINPAREQGTAFYRTQVPENDPAGHCIYFCE, via the coding sequence ATGATGCTCGGTGCCAGCCCATTGACTGCACAGAATGAAACGCCCCCAGCTGCTGTAAAGGTCAGCTTTGACGGCGATCATATAGCAACCGTAGCGATTCAAGGGCTATCCAATCGCGAAACCGGACGCGCGTTGATGGCGGATGACCCAGTGCGCATCGCATCTATTTCAAAACTTTTTGTCAGCCTCGCAGTCATGCGGCTTACCGAAAAAAAACTGCTAAAACTTGATGCGGATGTTTCGGATTATCTGGGTTGGCAGCTGCGCAACGCTAACTATCCCGACATTCCAATCACGTTACGACAATTGCTCTCGCATCAATCAGGTCTGCGCGACGGCATAAATTATGCCTTGCCGATGGATGTAAAGCTGGAAAACGAGCTGAAGGATCCAAGGGCCTGGGACGCCGATCATCCTCCCGGCCAATATTTCACCTATTCCAATCTCAATTTTCCAGTGATCGCTGCGGTAATGGAAGCGGCAACAGGCAAACGCTTTGACCAGATCATGAAGGAAGAGCTGTTCGATCCTCTGGCACTCGACGCCTGTTTCAACTGGACCTTGTGCAGTGACCAGAAAATCATGGCCGCTGTGACTCTATATCGCGCCAACGGCGACGTCGCGCGCGACGACCTACGCGGCATAAGAGAGGCGTGTTCCGTGGTTCCCGAGAGCAATGGTGGCTGCGACCTTCGTAATTATCAGCTTGGCAAGACCGGTTCGATATTCAGTCCACAAGGCGGCCTGCGCATTTCCGCCCGTGATCTTGCCAAGGCCGGGCAAATGTTTTTGCTTAATGACGGCAGCTTTCTGAGCCCGGCCAGCATCGCCACAATGACACATCCCGCATGGCAATATGATGGCACAAACGGCAATAGCGAAGACGGTTATTTCTGTGCTTATGGCTTGGCGGTCCACATACTCGCCGCGCCGGGACGCCGCGCATCTTGCAAAGATGATCCTTTTGGTGATGGTGAAATGCGCTTTGGGCATAGCGGTGAAGCCTATGCTCTGAAGTCCGGTTTATGGATTAATCCAGCGCGCGAGCAGGGCACTGCATTCTACCGAACACAAGTTCCGGAAAATGATCCGGCAGGTCATTGCATCTATTTCTGTGAATGA
- a CDS encoding protein-disulfide reductase DsbD family protein, with amino-acid sequence MTSNSSLPTIWSAQNIRTALQTFFVAIFFAALLSISPARAQIGPDKRELNVVATLVAESQQVQAGQSVTLAFVMTPKPTWHGYWENPGDAGIGMSFDWNLPDGVTAGKAQYPVPDTLLISGIMNYIYKGDYAVLVNLVVSERVKPGPLPISVKSEWLACTDEVCVPERDELSINLQVVGPDAAVSLNNAFNDYREALPRQLGSAATFMVKDDLFRLSIPFPENIDVESPYFFIKEDGIVDYAAPQKVNRDGDRLIIETAARGDELQNISGVLKIGPKMGLSLKASAGDVEMSGVPIGGGSSGNFIGGGDQSSASLLFIALGGAIVGGLLLNLMPCVFPILSLKAISLAKAGGEEGIVRRDALAYTAGVVVVATALGALLLALRASGAAVGWAFQLQDPRIIFVLLALVTAIGLNLAGLFELPNINIGNKLADKDGPAGSFWTGALAAFVATPCTGPFMAAALGATIVLPPIAALIIFAGLGVGLALPFLLIAFVPAIRDRLPKPGAWLDSFRKAMAIPMFLTSIGLIWLLGRQIGEDGLALSLIFLLLVALILWWFGGGQIKGLSRGMVTTGALIAAVMGGIMFLPDEEAMETQRAATASAATLPSEPFSEARLSELRAANQPVFAYFTADWCITCKANEAAAVQRQETADAFAAANVAVLMGDWTRPDPAISKFLEKHGRAGVPLYLYYAPGEEPVILPQILTVGTLTDLVT; translated from the coding sequence ATGACATCTAACAGCTCTTTGCCGACCATTTGGTCGGCTCAGAATATCCGAACAGCATTACAAACCTTTTTTGTCGCCATTTTCTTCGCCGCGTTGCTGAGCATCTCCCCCGCACGGGCGCAGATTGGCCCAGACAAGCGTGAACTGAATGTCGTGGCAACACTGGTCGCGGAATCGCAGCAGGTTCAGGCGGGACAAAGCGTTACCCTTGCTTTCGTCATGACACCCAAACCCACTTGGCACGGCTATTGGGAGAATCCCGGCGACGCCGGCATTGGGATGAGCTTTGACTGGAACCTGCCCGATGGCGTGACCGCTGGAAAAGCCCAATATCCCGTTCCTGACACTCTGCTGATTTCGGGAATCATGAATTATATCTACAAGGGCGACTATGCTGTCCTTGTGAATCTGGTCGTATCCGAACGCGTCAAACCGGGACCACTACCCATCTCAGTCAAATCCGAATGGCTGGCCTGCACGGACGAAGTCTGCGTTCCCGAGCGGGATGAACTTTCCATCAATCTGCAAGTGGTTGGGCCTGATGCAGCGGTATCGCTCAACAATGCGTTTAACGATTATCGTGAGGCCTTACCGCGCCAGTTGGGCAGCGCTGCAACCTTCATGGTCAAGGATGATCTGTTTCGCCTGTCCATACCCTTCCCAGAGAATATCGATGTTGAATCACCGTATTTCTTTATCAAAGAAGACGGTATTGTGGATTATGCTGCGCCGCAGAAGGTGAATCGAGATGGCGACAGACTGATTATCGAAACAGCCGCACGCGGTGATGAACTACAGAATATTTCTGGTGTCCTGAAAATCGGCCCGAAAATGGGCCTGTCGTTAAAGGCATCCGCAGGCGATGTTGAAATGTCAGGCGTTCCGATAGGAGGCGGTAGCAGCGGAAATTTTATTGGTGGTGGCGACCAATCTAGCGCATCTCTTCTGTTCATCGCTTTAGGCGGAGCCATTGTCGGCGGCTTGCTGCTCAACCTCATGCCCTGCGTTTTCCCAATCCTGAGCCTGAAGGCAATCAGCCTGGCCAAGGCTGGCGGAGAGGAAGGTATCGTCCGGCGAGATGCACTGGCTTACACGGCAGGAGTCGTCGTGGTTGCAACCGCCCTAGGCGCGTTATTGCTCGCGCTACGTGCCAGCGGAGCAGCAGTCGGCTGGGCCTTTCAGCTACAGGACCCGCGTATCATCTTTGTCCTGCTTGCCCTCGTGACCGCGATCGGCCTCAATCTCGCTGGCCTCTTCGAACTGCCCAATATCAATATCGGCAACAAGCTGGCCGACAAGGATGGACCAGCAGGTTCTTTCTGGACGGGCGCGCTCGCCGCTTTTGTGGCGACCCCCTGCACCGGTCCTTTCATGGCGGCAGCCCTGGGCGCAACGATTGTCTTGCCCCCCATCGCTGCGTTGATCATTTTTGCAGGATTGGGTGTAGGACTAGCTTTGCCATTCCTGCTCATCGCATTTGTTCCTGCCATTCGCGACCGACTGCCCAAACCAGGTGCCTGGCTCGACAGTTTCCGCAAGGCCATGGCCATTCCCATGTTCCTGACATCGATCGGCCTGATCTGGCTGCTCGGCCGCCAGATTGGTGAAGATGGATTGGCGCTCTCGCTCATCTTTTTACTGCTTGTTGCCCTGATCCTCTGGTGGTTTGGCGGCGGTCAGATAAAAGGGCTTTCACGGGGGATGGTTACCACAGGCGCTCTCATCGCTGCGGTCATGGGCGGTATAATGTTCTTGCCCGATGAAGAAGCGATGGAAACCCAGCGTGCGGCGACAGCTTCTGCCGCTACCTTGCCCAGTGAACCGTTTAGTGAGGCCAGATTGTCTGAACTACGGGCCGCCAATCAACCGGTTTTCGCGTATTTCACGGCCGACTGGTGTATCACCTGCAAAGCCAATGAAGCCGCTGCGGTCCAGCGTCAGGAAACCGCCGACGCCTTTGCCGCAGCCAATGTGGCTGTGCTGATGGGTGATTGGACTCGTCCGGATCCAGCGATCAGCAAGTTTCTGGAAAAACATGGTCGTGCCGGCGTGCCTCTTTATCTTTATTATGCACCAGGCGAAGAGCCTGTTATATTGCCGCAGATTTTGACCGTCGGGACACTGACCGATTTGGTCACTTGA
- a CDS encoding redoxin domain-containing protein encodes MFHKSALASLAAVATISIAMPLAAAQKNGAIAQDFKLTDMYGKTVQLSDFRGKTVVMEWHNPGCPFVVKHYDSGNMQATQAAARKQDVVWLTINSGAKGKQGHMNGPEAQKLVKQQDMSASHYLLDAKGIVGKAYAAKTTPHMYIVDGSGKLVYQGGIDNKPTANKADIKGARNHVTAALNELKAGKQISVAQSRPYGCSVKYAS; translated from the coding sequence ATGTTTCATAAATCTGCCCTCGCATCCCTTGCCGCAGTTGCCACTATCAGCATTGCTATGCCGCTCGCTGCCGCTCAGAAAAATGGAGCCATTGCTCAGGATTTCAAACTGACTGACATGTACGGAAAAACCGTCCAGCTTTCTGATTTCCGGGGCAAGACCGTGGTGATGGAATGGCACAATCCAGGCTGTCCGTTTGTCGTAAAACATTATGACAGCGGTAATATGCAAGCCACACAGGCCGCCGCCCGCAAACAGGATGTGGTCTGGCTGACCATCAACAGCGGCGCCAAGGGCAAACAAGGGCATATGAACGGTCCAGAGGCACAAAAACTGGTCAAGCAACAGGATATGAGCGCCAGTCATTATCTATTGGATGCAAAGGGCATTGTTGGAAAAGCCTATGCCGCGAAAACAACGCCACATATGTATATTGTCGACGGTTCCGGGAAGCTGGTTTATCAGGGCGGGATTGATAACAAGCCAACGGCTAACAAAGCCGATATCAAAGGAGCGCGTAACCATGTTACAGCCGCTCTAAATGAACTGAAAGCCGGCAAACAGATCAGCGTGGCGCAGTCGCGGCCTTATGGCTGCTCCGTCAAATATGCGAGCTAG